The following are from one region of the Halorussus rarus genome:
- a CDS encoding metal-dependent hydrolase, translating to MVDVLGHLGMALIWLAPAWYFIDRRKTAAAFVGAGFWFGMLPDVDLYLSKWFAGIHHHGVFHTVLLVTIMAAIIGPILGWVLKEAGSGDDWFSPEAERHAYAMGFIAVWVSGLAHIFADMLSAPDASTRIEPLWPLVKGPIVYMDVLWYQSWWATWGLLILGVAINVAAWYWKGESQESRGTVAASE from the coding sequence ATGGTCGACGTACTCGGACACCTCGGAATGGCGCTGATATGGCTCGCACCGGCGTGGTACTTCATCGACCGCCGGAAGACGGCCGCCGCGTTCGTGGGGGCCGGCTTCTGGTTCGGGATGTTACCGGACGTGGACCTCTACCTCTCGAAGTGGTTCGCGGGCATTCACCACCACGGGGTGTTCCACACCGTACTGCTGGTCACCATCATGGCGGCCATCATCGGCCCGATACTCGGCTGGGTGCTGAAGGAGGCAGGGAGCGGTGACGACTGGTTCTCGCCGGAGGCCGAGCGCCACGCCTACGCGATGGGCTTCATCGCGGTCTGGGTGTCGGGCCTCGCCCACATCTTCGCCGACATGCTGTCGGCCCCCGACGCGTCGACCCGGATCGAACCGCTCTGGCCCCTGGTCAAGGGCCCCATCGTCTACATGGACGTGCTCTGGTACCAGTCGTGGTGGGCGACCTGGGGGCTGCTCATCCTCGGCGTCGCGATCAACGTCGCGGCGTGGTACTGGAAGGGCGAGAGCCAGGAGTCGCGCGGGACCGTCGCCGCCTCCGAGTGA
- a CDS encoding cystathionine gamma-synthase, with protein MTDDEQFRFETRSIHAGQEPDEETGALMTPIHANSTYEQDAPGDHRGYEYSRTGNPTRTDLEANVASLEGGEYGRAFSSGMGAINTVLNLLESGDHVVASEDVYGGTHRIFTQVYEQYDLEFDFVDMTDLDETRAAVDADTELVWVETPTNPLLNVVDIEATADIAHEVDALCAVDNTFATPYLQRPLSLGADLVAHSLTKYMGGHSDVVGGALVTSDEELDDRFGFYQNSVGATPGPHECFLVLRGTKTLPVRMDRHCENARALATWLQDHEDVDRVYYPGLESHPDHDLAAEQMDDFGGMVSFELDASLEEAADAVSETEVFTLAESLGGVESLIEQPATMTHAAIPREEREAAGLTDGLIRASVGIENVADLKRDLETAFEAALE; from the coding sequence ATGACCGACGACGAGCAGTTCCGCTTCGAGACGCGCTCGATACACGCCGGCCAGGAGCCCGACGAGGAGACCGGGGCGCTCATGACCCCGATCCACGCCAACTCGACGTACGAGCAGGACGCGCCGGGCGACCACCGGGGGTACGAGTACTCCCGGACGGGCAACCCCACGCGGACCGACCTGGAGGCCAACGTCGCCAGCCTCGAGGGCGGGGAGTACGGCCGGGCGTTCTCCAGCGGGATGGGCGCGATAAACACGGTGCTGAACCTGCTGGAGTCGGGCGACCACGTCGTCGCCAGCGAGGACGTCTACGGCGGGACCCACCGCATCTTCACCCAGGTCTACGAGCAGTACGACCTCGAGTTCGACTTCGTCGACATGACCGACCTCGACGAGACCCGGGCCGCCGTAGACGCGGACACCGAACTCGTCTGGGTCGAGACGCCGACCAACCCGCTCCTGAACGTCGTCGACATCGAGGCCACCGCCGACATCGCTCACGAGGTCGACGCGCTCTGCGCGGTGGACAACACCTTCGCGACGCCGTACCTTCAGCGTCCCCTCTCGCTCGGCGCGGACCTCGTGGCCCACTCGCTCACGAAGTACATGGGCGGCCACTCCGACGTGGTCGGCGGCGCGCTCGTGACGAGCGACGAGGAGCTCGACGACCGGTTCGGCTTCTACCAGAACAGCGTCGGCGCGACGCCCGGCCCACACGAGTGCTTCCTCGTCCTCCGGGGGACAAAGACCCTGCCGGTCCGGATGGACCGCCACTGCGAGAACGCCCGCGCACTGGCGACGTGGCTGCAGGACCACGAGGACGTCGACCGCGTCTACTACCCCGGGCTCGAATCGCACCCTGACCACGACCTCGCGGCCGAGCAGATGGACGACTTCGGCGGGATGGTCAGCTTCGAACTCGACGCGAGCCTCGAAGAAGCCGCCGACGCGGTGAGCGAGACGGAGGTGTTCACCCTGGCCGAGAGCCTGGGCGGGGTCGAGAGCCTCATCGAGCAGCCCGCGACGATGACCCACGCCGCCATCCCGCGCGAGGAGCGTGAAGCCGCGGGGCTCACCGACGGGCTGATCCGGGCGAGCGTCGGCATCGAGAACGTCGCGGACCTGAAGCGCGACCTGGAAACGGCGTTCGAGGCGGCGCTCGAATAG
- a CDS encoding VOC family protein — translation MANRRPADDFEVTSDLPDSPMHTTGTDHVTLIGSNAEETIEFYRDILGMPLVLRQPNLDDPSQTHLFFDSGDGRIVTFFVNDDRDSDPRPQRTGVGGVHHLCFSIDPDEFVEIRETLEEEWRGYNEFDRGIFHSLYTQDHNGLVIELSTDKWAIPDDRRGEVLAVAQRIREEDGADFAEERHIETALDELGMDVEKYDLPDAPAGSGV, via the coding sequence ATGGCGAACCGACGACCCGCGGACGACTTCGAGGTCACGTCCGACCTGCCCGACAGCCCGATGCACACCACCGGAACCGACCACGTCACGCTCATCGGGAGCAACGCCGAGGAGACCATCGAGTTCTACCGCGACATCCTGGGGATGCCGCTCGTGCTCCGCCAGCCGAACCTCGACGACCCGTCCCAGACCCACCTGTTCTTCGACTCGGGCGACGGCCGCATCGTCACGTTCTTCGTGAACGACGACCGCGACTCGGACCCCCGGCCCCAGCGCACGGGCGTCGGCGGGGTCCACCACCTCTGCTTCAGCATCGACCCCGATGAGTTCGTCGAGATCCGCGAGACCTTAGAGGAGGAGTGGCGCGGCTACAACGAGTTCGACCGGGGAATCTTCCACTCGCTGTACACCCAGGACCACAACGGCCTGGTCATCGAGCTCTCGACCGACAAGTGGGCCATCCCCGACGACCGCCGGGGCGAGGTGCTGGCGGTCGCCCAGCGCATCCGGGAGGAGGACGGCGCCGACTTCGCCGAGGAGCGCCACATCGAGACCGCGCTCGACGAACTCGGCATGGACGTCGAGAAGTACGACCTGCCGGACGCGCCGGCCGGGTCGGGCGTCTGA
- a CDS encoding elongation factor 1-beta has product MGKVAAKIKVMPQSPEIDLDELQDKLEDSLPEGAKINGFERDDVAFGLVALLPTVIVPDDTGGTEAVEENFSNVEGVESVEVENVGRI; this is encoded by the coding sequence ATGGGGAAGGTAGCAGCCAAGATCAAGGTGATGCCGCAGAGCCCCGAAATCGACCTCGACGAGCTTCAGGACAAGCTCGAGGACTCCCTCCCCGAGGGCGCGAAGATAAACGGCTTCGAGCGCGACGACGTCGCGTTCGGGCTGGTCGCGCTGCTCCCCACCGTCATCGTCCCGGACGACACCGGCGGGACCGAGGCGGTCGAGGAGAACTTCTCGAACGTCGAGGGCGTCGAGAGCGTCGAAGTCGAGAACGTCGGCCGCATCTGA
- a CDS encoding HVO_2753 family zinc finger protein — protein MSQAEQTQARRCVSCGINISGTNAASFKCPECGQQIYRCAKCRKQSNLYECPDCGFMGP, from the coding sequence ATGAGTCAAGCCGAACAGACGCAGGCGCGACGATGCGTCTCCTGCGGGATCAACATCTCCGGGACCAACGCGGCGTCGTTCAAGTGCCCCGAGTGCGGCCAGCAGATCTACCGCTGCGCGAAGTGCCGCAAGCAGAGCAACCTCTACGAGTGCCCCGACTGCGGGTTCATGGGACCGTAA